The Thermoplasma acidophilum DSM 1728 genome includes a window with the following:
- the menC gene encoding o-succinylbenzoate synthase yields MQINFYRVRIPFLRPFTTSFGTENYREALLFRLVHDGIEAYSEAVTSPIPDYGYEDNATAMHIIGDFAAKYISDLPDPSVFMERARGIKGHNMAKAALEMLLWDYHSKVNDQPLYRYIGKSRGYANVGISIGMAKIEEMLEQIEKAVSMGYKRIKIKIARGREGLVREVRDAFPDIPLSVDANGDYTPSDMPRLKDLDRYDLEYIEQPFPGDDLIYHSRLKKEISTPVCLDESITSADKARKAFDIGAADVINIKPGRIGGFTESLKVAEIARENGGHVWVGGMLETGIGRAFNIAFASLDLVDYPGDTSPNEKYFSRDIVKNPFRMKNGIIEPYHDPGIGVRIDEESLLRYLVDAGTISV; encoded by the coding sequence ATGCAGATAAATTTCTACAGGGTCAGGATACCGTTCCTCAGGCCCTTCACAACCAGTTTTGGTACTGAAAATTACAGGGAGGCGCTGCTGTTCAGGTTGGTTCATGACGGCATTGAGGCCTACTCCGAGGCTGTCACATCTCCAATACCGGATTACGGCTATGAGGATAATGCAACTGCAATGCACATAATCGGAGATTTTGCTGCGAAATACATATCGGATCTGCCGGATCCTTCCGTATTCATGGAGAGGGCCAGGGGAATAAAGGGGCACAACATGGCAAAGGCGGCTCTGGAGATGCTCCTGTGGGACTACCACAGCAAGGTGAATGATCAGCCGCTGTACAGGTACATAGGTAAAAGCAGGGGATATGCCAACGTGGGCATCTCCATCGGCATGGCCAAGATAGAGGAGATGCTGGAACAGATAGAGAAGGCCGTATCCATGGGTTACAAGAGGATAAAGATAAAGATAGCCAGGGGCAGAGAAGGCCTGGTGAGGGAGGTCAGGGACGCATTCCCGGATATACCGCTCAGCGTGGATGCAAATGGAGATTACACGCCATCGGACATGCCAAGGCTCAAGGATCTGGACAGATACGACCTGGAGTACATAGAACAGCCTTTTCCGGGTGATGATCTGATATACCATTCCAGGCTGAAGAAGGAGATATCGACGCCGGTCTGCCTGGATGAATCCATAACCTCGGCAGACAAGGCCAGAAAGGCGTTCGATATAGGTGCTGCAGACGTCATAAATATAAAGCCAGGTCGCATAGGTGGCTTCACGGAATCGCTGAAGGTAGCGGAAATCGCCAGGGAAAATGGGGGGCACGTCTGGGTGGGCGGCATGCTGGAGACGGGCATAGGCCGGGCCTTCAACATCGCATTTGCATCGCTGGATCTGGTTGACTATCCGGGCGACACATCTCCAAATGAGAAGTATTTCAGCCGTGATATCGTGAAAAATCCGTTCAGGATGAAGAATGGTATCATCGAGCCGTACCACGACCCGGGCATCGGTGTCAGGATAGACGAGGAATCGCTTCTACGCTACCTGGTGGATGCGGGCACCATCTCAGTCTGA
- a CDS encoding Gfo/Idh/MocA family protein gives MDIVLVGCKGFGKEHLRIYSKLGYDVSIVERDSNEAKRCSELFRVYKVYDNYEDALRSGSNIVDLVVPDGLHYEMGSLALKSKKHLLVEKPITPDIDSGISLIQQAEESKLKLMVAEQFYFDPSVNEAIRRINNGEIGKPHTVIVRHQSFRELKGWRNEKSMMGRGILIDEGTHYIDTLLNFGGRYRSLRSFVHRTWDFLGEDTAEAVFNFENGMHGLFFYSWNYPEYPLLPEFEIIGDAGSIYEDIGTKPTEPWDQRKRKTAYGDIIVNGKHIPVEPYDVIEREISGFLNAVEKDEPVPMPPDLALRDIITIDRIYKASSD, from the coding sequence ATGGATATAGTGCTGGTGGGATGCAAAGGTTTTGGCAAGGAGCATCTGCGGATCTATTCAAAGCTTGGTTACGATGTTTCCATAGTTGAGAGGGACAGCAATGAAGCAAAGAGATGCTCTGAACTCTTCAGGGTATACAAGGTATATGACAATTATGAGGATGCTCTGAGATCCGGATCCAATATTGTGGATCTCGTTGTTCCTGATGGCCTTCACTATGAGATGGGATCTCTTGCACTCAAGTCGAAGAAACACCTTCTGGTTGAAAAGCCGATAACACCGGACATAGATTCCGGAATAAGCCTGATACAGCAGGCGGAGGAATCGAAGTTAAAGTTAATGGTAGCGGAGCAGTTCTACTTCGACCCCTCGGTGAATGAAGCGATAAGGCGCATAAACAACGGTGAAATAGGCAAACCACACACGGTCATAGTAAGGCACCAATCCTTCAGGGAGCTGAAGGGCTGGCGAAACGAGAAGAGCATGATGGGCAGGGGAATACTCATAGATGAGGGAACGCATTATATAGATACCCTGCTCAATTTTGGCGGAAGATACCGATCTCTGAGGTCATTCGTCCACAGGACCTGGGATTTTCTGGGCGAAGATACCGCAGAGGCCGTATTCAACTTCGAAAATGGCATGCACGGCCTCTTCTTCTACTCATGGAATTACCCTGAATACCCCCTTCTGCCCGAATTCGAGATCATAGGGGATGCCGGGAGCATTTACGAGGACATCGGCACAAAGCCGACCGAACCGTGGGACCAGCGGAAGCGCAAGACAGCCTATGGGGACATAATAGTCAATGGAAAGCACATTCCGGTGGAACCCTACGATGTCATCGAAAGGGAGATATCTGGATTCCTGAATGCCGTTGAAAAAGACGAACCTGTTCCGATGCCACCGGACCTGGCACTCAGGGACATAATAACGATAGACAGGATATACAAGGCATCATCAGACTGA